The following proteins are co-located in the Labrys monachus genome:
- the urtD gene encoding urea ABC transporter ATP-binding protein UrtD, with product MTTDHASLTNTLLYLDGVEVAFDGYRALRGLSLIVAPGEMLAIIGPNGAGKTTMMDVITGKTRPDKGDVLFEGKIDLTKRDEADIAQLGIGRKFQKPTVFENQTVEENILLALKGGRGVMANLFWRVTPAIAAKVDQVLEKIRLSSLRYRLAGSLSHGQKQWLEIGMLLAQDPKLLLVDEPAAGMTDAETAQTAILLREIAKDHSVVVVEHDMGFVRDLDVRVTCLHEGAVLAEGTLDQVSANERVIEVYLGR from the coding sequence ATGACGACAGACCACGCCAGCCTCACCAACACCCTCCTCTATCTCGACGGCGTCGAGGTCGCCTTCGACGGCTATCGCGCCTTGCGGGGCCTGTCGCTGATCGTCGCGCCCGGCGAGATGCTGGCGATCATCGGCCCGAACGGCGCCGGCAAGACCACCATGATGGACGTGATCACCGGCAAGACCCGCCCCGACAAGGGCGACGTGCTGTTCGAGGGCAAGATCGACCTCACCAAGCGCGACGAGGCCGACATCGCCCAGCTCGGCATCGGACGGAAGTTCCAGAAGCCGACGGTGTTCGAGAACCAGACCGTCGAGGAGAACATCCTGCTGGCGCTCAAGGGCGGCCGCGGCGTGATGGCCAACCTGTTCTGGCGCGTGACCCCGGCGATCGCCGCCAAGGTCGACCAGGTGCTTGAGAAGATCCGCCTTTCCTCCCTGCGCTACCGGCTGGCCGGCTCTCTGTCGCACGGCCAGAAGCAATGGCTCGAAATCGGCATGCTGCTGGCGCAGGATCCCAAGCTCCTGCTGGTCGACGAGCCGGCGGCGGGCATGACTGATGCCGAGACGGCGCAGACCGCCATCCTCCTCAGGGAGATCGCCAAGGACCATTCGGTCGTCGTCGTCGAGCACGACATGGGGTTCGTGCGCGATCTCGACGTGCGCGTCACCTGCCTGCACGAGGGCGCGGTGCTCGCCGAGGGCACGCTCGACCAGGTCAGCGCCAATGAGCGCGTCATCGAAGTCTATCTGGGGCGCTGA
- a CDS encoding MDR family MFS transporter: MTAQRDETALAGPPDRREIRAVFLGLMIVMGLGAIDQSIVATALPRIVADLGGIAHLSWVVTAYVLASTATMPLYGKLSDQYGRKPMILAAVLVFLAGSALCGMARNLPELIVFRAIQGLGAGGLLPLSQIIIGDLVAPAERGRRQGSIVAVFAVCSVVGPVIGGVITDLLSWHWIFYVNLPIGAVGLFVITRALRRPHRIQARRIDYLGSLLMTAATTALLLVLALGGTEWPWDSPEIGICAALAAGLGCWFVVHVRRVPEPVLPLDLFANRTFVVASAVMALASMGLLGSSVFFPLFFQAVMGVSPAYSGFLTGPLMVGVVVSSIVNGRLLLRSGRYKPAQIAGLSLAVVAFAVLAWGAATARGFLVIEPAITALGLGLGLVMPNMTIAVQNALPVPHRGVGTATLVFFRSLGGLMGVTGSGAILAHALQAGGGALSSAPDAGPGGIATLSPQAQAAMIELYRHAIATTFELGVAIVAAALVALLFMPELPLGGHPAAKQQAPAEG, from the coding sequence ATGACGGCGCAACGCGACGAAACGGCGCTTGCCGGCCCGCCGGACCGGCGCGAGATCCGGGCCGTCTTCCTCGGCCTGATGATCGTCATGGGCCTCGGCGCCATCGACCAGAGCATCGTCGCCACCGCTTTACCCCGCATCGTCGCCGATCTCGGCGGCATCGCCCATTTGTCGTGGGTGGTGACCGCCTATGTGCTGGCGTCCACCGCCACCATGCCGCTCTACGGCAAGCTCAGCGACCAATATGGCCGCAAGCCGATGATCCTTGCAGCCGTCCTCGTCTTCCTTGCCGGATCGGCGCTGTGCGGCATGGCCCGGAACCTGCCGGAACTCATCGTCTTCCGGGCGATCCAGGGGCTCGGGGCCGGCGGCCTCCTGCCGCTCAGCCAGATCATCATCGGCGATCTCGTCGCGCCGGCCGAGCGCGGCCGGCGGCAGGGCTCGATCGTCGCCGTCTTCGCGGTCTGCAGCGTCGTCGGTCCCGTCATCGGCGGCGTGATCACCGACCTCCTCTCCTGGCATTGGATCTTCTATGTCAACCTGCCGATCGGCGCCGTCGGCCTGTTCGTCATCACCCGGGCCCTGCGCCGGCCGCACCGTATCCAGGCGCGCCGGATCGATTATCTCGGTTCCCTGCTGATGACGGCAGCGACCACCGCCCTCCTCCTCGTCCTCGCCCTCGGCGGCACCGAATGGCCGTGGGATTCGCCGGAGATCGGCATCTGCGCCGCCCTCGCGGCCGGGCTCGGATGCTGGTTCGTCGTCCATGTCAGGCGCGTGCCGGAGCCGGTCCTGCCGCTCGACCTCTTCGCCAACCGGACCTTCGTCGTCGCCTCCGCCGTCATGGCGCTGGCCTCCATGGGCCTGCTCGGGTCGAGCGTGTTCTTTCCCCTGTTCTTCCAGGCGGTGATGGGGGTCAGTCCGGCCTATTCCGGCTTCCTCACCGGCCCGCTGATGGTCGGCGTCGTCGTTTCCTCGATCGTCAACGGCCGCCTCCTGCTGCGCTCCGGCCGCTACAAGCCCGCCCAGATCGCCGGCCTGTCGCTGGCCGTTGTGGCTTTCGCCGTCCTCGCCTGGGGCGCGGCGACCGCCCGGGGCTTCCTGGTGATCGAGCCGGCGATCACCGCGCTCGGCCTCGGGCTCGGCCTGGTGATGCCGAACATGACCATCGCGGTGCAGAACGCGCTGCCGGTTCCCCATCGCGGCGTCGGCACCGCGACGCTCGTCTTCTTCCGCTCGCTCGGCGGCCTCATGGGCGTGACCGGATCGGGGGCCATCCTCGCCCATGCCCTGCAGGCGGGCGGCGGCGCGCTCTCCTCCGCGCCCGACGCCGGCCCCGGCGGCATCGCCACCCTGTCGCCCCAGGCACAGGCGGCGATGATCGAACTCTATCGCCACGCCATCGCCACGACCTTCGAACTGGGCGTCGCCATCGTCGCCGCGGCGCTGGTCGCCCTGCTCTTCATGCCCGAACTGCCGCTCGGCGGCCATCCCGCGGCGAAACAGCAAGCGCCGGCGGAGGGATGA
- a CDS encoding FkbM family methyltransferase, with protein MLHHLKSFIPLRVKHWLRWNSPHAIDEFIRKYLGDQCILVQIGSNDGRQGDPLYKWIKRKKNWRGLLVEPVPYLFDRLKQNYRKKQGLLFFNAAISDESEHITLWSVDPKAVNSLDLPYWFDQLASFDRNHITSHLGSKIEPYIIQISVPAVSLTEAIKLNMIEKIDLLHIDTEGYDYNILRQLDFSRFRPTIIMYEHKHLQKSNYISAQFLLRSEGYILEEHGGYTIALYEGAPRLG; from the coding sequence ATGTTACACCATCTTAAGTCTTTTATTCCACTACGCGTCAAGCATTGGCTCAGGTGGAACTCGCCACATGCCATTGATGAATTTATACGGAAATATTTGGGAGACCAATGTATTCTTGTGCAGATCGGATCCAACGACGGCCGCCAGGGCGACCCTTTATATAAATGGATTAAAAGGAAGAAAAATTGGCGGGGTCTGCTTGTAGAACCCGTTCCATACCTTTTTGATCGACTGAAGCAAAACTATCGTAAAAAGCAGGGGCTATTATTCTTTAATGCTGCTATTTCTGACGAGAGCGAACACATAACGCTCTGGTCTGTAGATCCCAAAGCTGTCAATTCACTTGATCTTCCCTATTGGTTCGATCAGCTTGCCAGCTTCGACCGCAATCATATTACGAGCCATTTGGGGTCGAAGATCGAACCTTACATAATACAAATATCCGTTCCAGCCGTATCACTAACCGAAGCAATAAAATTAAACATGATAGAAAAAATAGATCTACTTCATATAGATACCGAGGGATATGATTATAATATTCTACGGCAGTTGGATTTTTCTCGATTTAGACCGACCATTATAATGTACGAACACAAGCATTTACAGAAATCAAACTATATATCTGCGCAGTTTCTTCTTAGATCAGAGGGATATATATTGGAAGAGCACGGAGGATATACCATAGCACTATACGAGGGAGCTCCTCGGCTAGGGTGA
- the urtE gene encoding urea ABC transporter ATP-binding subunit UrtE, which yields MLEVSDLDLHYGAAQALRSVSVKAVPGRVTCILGRNGVGKSSLLRALVGHQPITRGRIAWQGADLTGLTAHDRARRGVAYVPQGREIFSLLSVKENLETGFAPLKRADCFIPEDVFSLFPVLKDMLRRRGGDLSGGQQQQLAIGRALVTRPTLLVLDEPTEGIQPSIIKDIGRAIQYLRQKGNIAIVLVEQYFDFARELADDFYVMDRGEIVMSGTRESMVEDEVRKRMSV from the coding sequence ATGCTGGAAGTAAGCGATCTCGACCTCCATTACGGCGCCGCGCAGGCGCTGCGCTCCGTCTCCGTCAAGGCGGTGCCGGGCCGCGTCACCTGCATCCTCGGCCGCAACGGCGTCGGCAAGTCCTCGCTGCTGCGGGCGCTCGTCGGCCACCAGCCGATCACCCGCGGGCGCATCGCCTGGCAGGGCGCCGACCTCACCGGGCTGACGGCGCATGACCGCGCCCGGCGCGGCGTCGCCTATGTGCCGCAGGGGCGGGAGATCTTCTCGCTGCTCTCGGTGAAGGAAAATCTGGAAACCGGCTTCGCTCCGCTCAAGCGGGCCGACTGCTTCATTCCCGAGGACGTCTTCTCCCTGTTCCCCGTGCTGAAGGACATGCTGAGGCGCCGCGGCGGCGACCTTTCCGGCGGACAGCAGCAGCAGCTCGCCATCGGCCGGGCGCTCGTCACCCGGCCCACCCTCCTGGTCCTCGACGAGCCGACCGAAGGCATCCAGCCCTCGATCATCAAGGATATCGGCCGGGCGATCCAATATCTGCGCCAGAAGGGCAATATCGCCATCGTGCTGGTCGAGCAATATTTCGATTTCGCCCGCGAACTCGCCGATGATTTCTACGTGATGGACCGCGGCGAGATCGTGATGTCCGGCACGCGCGAGAGCATGGTGGAGGATGAGGTCCGCAAGCGCATGTCGGTGTGA
- a CDS encoding ABC transporter ATP-binding protein, which yields MQVTLSNIHKSFGAVDVVKGLDLEVKDGEFLVLLGASGSGKTTALRMIAGLETVSSGTIRIGDRDVTSILPKYRDIAMVFQSYALYPHKTVFANIAYPLAVRKRPRAEIEASVRDVARQVQLDGLLDRYPRQLSGGQRQRVALARAIIRRPAAFLMDEPLSNLDAKLRGYMRAELKHMQHELGITTIYVTHDQVEAMTLAHRVALLDKGVLQQLDTPANIYNHPANLFVAGFIGSPPMNFLEGELKDGRFTASAGSFDTGSRLSNPRAVAGIRPEDGRVTAPGQGKLVGEVFATELIGDHALVTCRAGGSNVIVKVDKDFQRPIGEKIGIGFDEKTLHLFDSRNGNRLA from the coding sequence GAAGTGAAGGACGGCGAGTTCCTGGTGCTGCTCGGCGCCTCCGGCTCGGGCAAGACCACGGCACTGCGCATGATCGCCGGCCTGGAGACCGTCTCCTCCGGCACGATCCGCATCGGCGACCGCGACGTCACCAGCATCCTGCCGAAATATCGCGACATCGCCATGGTGTTCCAGTCCTATGCGCTCTATCCGCACAAGACGGTGTTCGCCAACATCGCCTACCCCCTCGCGGTCCGCAAGCGGCCCCGGGCCGAGATCGAGGCGAGCGTGCGGGACGTGGCGCGCCAGGTCCAGCTCGACGGGCTGCTCGACCGCTATCCCCGCCAGCTGTCCGGCGGACAGCGCCAGCGCGTCGCCCTCGCCCGCGCCATCATCCGACGGCCGGCGGCCTTCCTGATGGACGAACCGCTCTCCAATCTCGACGCCAAGCTGCGCGGCTATATGCGCGCCGAACTCAAGCACATGCAGCACGAGCTCGGCATCACCACCATCTATGTGACGCATGACCAGGTCGAGGCGATGACGCTCGCCCATCGCGTCGCCCTGCTCGACAAGGGCGTGCTGCAGCAACTCGACACGCCCGCCAACATCTACAACCACCCTGCGAATCTCTTCGTCGCCGGCTTCATCGGCTCGCCGCCGATGAATTTCCTCGAAGGCGAATTGAAGGACGGCCGTTTCACCGCCTCCGCCGGCAGCTTCGACACCGGCAGCCGGCTCTCCAATCCCCGCGCCGTGGCCGGTATCCGCCCCGAGGACGGCCGGGTGACGGCGCCGGGACAAGGCAAGCTCGTCGGCGAAGTCTTCGCCACCGAACTGATCGGCGACCACGCCCTCGTCACCTGCCGCGCCGGCGGCTCGAACGTCATCGTCAAGGTGGACAAGGATTTCCAGCGCCCCATCGGCGAGAAGATCGGCATCGGCTTCGACGAGAAGACGCTGCATCTGTTCGACAGCCGGAACGGCAACCGGCTGGCGTAG
- a CDS encoding MarR family winged helix-turn-helix transcriptional regulator, which produces MPFSPSHATTRCSSSMNCVPLHRLYRRLRQESVDTHEGISPFQNLLLVAILKHPGIGVGELARMEKLRGPTISGHIGPMETAGLVRAVPDPHDRRRAGLHLTDKGRDLIETLRNRRRDWLAGQLALLPPEARQAIRGAIGPLTALTQ; this is translated from the coding sequence ATGCCCTTCTCACCTTCTCATGCGACGACGCGCTGCTCCTCGTCGATGAACTGCGTCCCGCTCCATCGGCTCTACCGGCGCCTGCGCCAGGAGAGCGTCGATACGCATGAAGGGATTTCGCCCTTCCAGAACCTGCTGCTCGTCGCCATTCTGAAGCATCCCGGCATCGGTGTCGGCGAACTCGCGCGCATGGAAAAGCTGCGCGGGCCGACGATCAGCGGCCATATCGGCCCCATGGAGACCGCCGGTCTCGTCCGTGCCGTCCCCGATCCGCACGACAGGCGGCGCGCAGGCCTCCACCTCACCGACAAGGGGCGCGACCTCATCGAAACCCTGCGCAATCGCCGCCGCGACTGGCTGGCCGGCCAACTCGCCCTGCTGCCGCCCGAGGCCCGTCAGGCCATCCGCGGCGCGATCGGCCCGCTCACGGCGCTCACACAATGA